TTCCAGCTCGACGATTTCCGGGAGATCTGCCGGCTGCTGCCACGCGCGAAAGTGAACGACGCGGTGCTCGCGGTCTGCGCCGGCGGCTTGCGAAGGTACCTGGAAGCCAACGAGGAACTGCCGAAAGCGGACCTCTCGGCGCTTACGCCGATCTACGTGCGCAACCCCGCCGCAGGGCCCGGCGCCAGGCCGGTCGTGGAGTGGGTGCCCATCATGCTCGGCGTGGACATTGCGGATCCGGTCAAGCGCCTCGCCTTCATCAAGGCGCAGACAGCCTCGTCGGAAACCATTTCCCGTGCGATCGGGGCCCGCGAACTCACGGACATCGGCACGTACGCTCCGGCCGCCACGCTCGCGCTGACCGGCAAGCTGCTGGGGAGTGCGCTCCTAGGCGCGGGTCGAAGCGCCCCGCTGGCAAACTGCGCCATCGCCAACGTGCCGGGGCCTTCCGTGCCGCTCTACCTCAACGGCGCGCGCATGACGTACTTCTCCGCGATCATGCCGATCAACGATGGCCTCGGCCTCGTCTTCGCGGTGACGAGCTACGACGGAAAGATCATCGTGTCGCCCACGTCCTGCCGCGAGCAGATGCCCGACCCGGAGGCTTTCGCGCAGTGCGTGCGCGACTGTTTCCAGGAATACCTGGGGCTGGCGCGCGCGCGCCAGGCGTCCGCGAAGACGCCGGCGCAGCGTCGCCCTCCGGAGGCGCGAACCGGTAGGTCAGCAAGCGGTAAAGTCGCCCGATCACGCCCGTCGGCGCGAAAGGCCGCCACTGTCCTTCGGGCGGCGCGAGGCGGTCCGCGAGGATCCAGAGCACGATCGGGTTGAACCCCAGCCCGAGGTGGCTGCCCGGCACGCGGATGTTTTCGTGCAAGGCCCGATTGCCGTCGATCGTCGCTTCCTGCGGCGGCACGACGCCATCCGTCAGGGAATAGATGCAGGAGATCGGCACCGGCAGCGCCTTGGGCAGGCGCAAATTCTTGGCCCGCAGGTGCGAGACGTGCGCCGCGGTCCCCATCGGGTGCGAGATCAGGCGGTAGAGCGCCTTCACGAGCGACGGCGACTGGCTTCCCGCGGGATCGAAGGTCACGGGACTGCCCAGGGTGACCACCGATCGCACGCACTCCGGCGCCTCGTGCGCGCCGTACATGGCGAACATGCCGCCCAGGCTCCATCCCACGAGGCTCACCCGCCGGCCGCTCTTGTGGTGCATGTAGCGGATCTTCTGCTCGAGGGCGCTGGCATGCCGGTTGCTGAAGCCCACGTTGCGCCCGAAGCCCCAGGTCTGGACCTCGTAGCCGCGGTACTCCAGGAAGAGCCTGAGCGCGACCAGCGTCACCTCGTCCGCCATGAATCCCGGCAGCAGCAGCACCGGGTGGCCATCGCCTCGCGGCGCACGTGCGAGGAAGGGCAGGTTCCAGGGTAGCGCCGCCATCTCCAGCAAGGCTCGCGGCTCGATGAGCTGGTGGAACAGCCGGGGCTTGCCGACGTGGGTATGTCTCTTGGTCATGTTCCTCAAGGCCTGGGCGGCGACCTCCTCGGGAGGGCCTTGCACACTCTAGCGCATCGGCGATCCCCCCGCCTTGCCACCCGCCCCGCGCAGACCTACCTGGGCAA
This Betaproteobacteria bacterium DNA region includes the following protein-coding sequences:
- a CDS encoding wax ester/triacylglycerol synthase family O-acyltransferase; translated protein: MRRLSENDALFLASESAHGSSNVSLIQIYDPSTAPEGRMRFKGILSLVESRLHLSPIFRQKLRRVPFGLDEPYWIEDENFDLEYHVRNIALPKPGDWRQFCIQASRIHARPLDPNRPLWELYVIEGLDSLLDLPKDSFALLTKLHHAAIDVERGTEIITLLHDTTPHPPKPEPPEPWFPESPPGGLELVCRSVLHSAASPLRLARPLWSAVTRVGDAARSFATDLLQRQEPITSTRFNTVVSPYRVFETRRFQLDDFREICRLLPRAKVNDAVLAVCAGGLRRYLEANEELPKADLSALTPIYVRNPAAGPGARPVVEWVPIMLGVDIADPVKRLAFIKAQTASSETISRAIGARELTDIGTYAPAATLALTGKLLGSALLGAGRSAPLANCAIANVPGPSVPLYLNGARMTYFSAIMPINDGLGLVFAVTSYDGKIIVSPTSCREQMPDPEAFAQCVRDCFQEYLGLARARQASAKTPAQRRPPEARTGRSASGKVARSRPSARKAATVLRAARGGPRGSRARSG